From Mus musculus strain C57BL/6J chromosome 8, GRCm38.p6 C57BL/6J, a single genomic window includes:
- the 4930432K21Rik gene encoding uncharacterized protein C19orf57 homolog isoform 1 (isoform 1 is encoded by transcript variant 1), whose translation MNKKKQRNSGVGLHPSKPSKNPRLRDSQSSMMVHSHYSRESEDSSEPAPSVELGGEEPLHEAFSCPVEDTGAASDLAGSPKELVPLPPSQNSVGKFVPQFAKPRKTVTRKAKAWEEDLEGCTTSQETRPELGALKAASQPQRESLRFPPHDIRPEVQTQPDGTLSKERTISLDNRSLGNNGFEMATVQDSSSPLSDAAAEGREADSRDPQERDAQGGEAGAQHSGEPQEGEDILYTSALAPASEPTWSVAQDLSVPTYTLSSTAAAPSSTSPADASLMDTVITEVSLDPSVLQQSAPQVAKLLGSLDEQIPDGGCIGTLLSSTPLAEETTAGREEARWEERCHGDTLASFTETEPEKQEPVTEAGDSGHIAQEMDPVVKTKDSGSDEQSPGDIGMLPLPAQSMNQMLVELRGLTCDQDLEGLSTPHTSSQLEHTCAASDPPQSTKDCHSSPGIPVHLAAPCPRDQAAWQESSAMELDFLPDSQIQDALDATNMEQGFPSGSMPDLGWPVPSSQSIGGSPKAVTKPQSRSHVETWAQETYRMQDATDTVRGLVVELSGLNRLIMSTHRDLEAFKRRKTKSLPYLTKGLGSLPRGDQSWRDL comes from the exons GGGTCGGCCTCCATCCCTCAAAGCCTTCTAAGAACCCACGGCTGAGAGACTCCCAGAGCTCCATGATGGTCCATTCACACTACTCCAGAGAGTCGGAAGACAGCTCAGAACCTGCTCCTTCTGTAGAGCTAGGCGGGGAGGAACCACTACACGAAGCTTTCAG CTGCCCAGTGGAGGACACAGGAGCTGCCTCTGACCTCGCAGGATCACCCAAAGAGCTGGTCCCCCTGCCTCCTTCCCAG AACTCAGTTGGGAAGTTTGTCCCTCAGTTTGCCAAACCAAGAAAGACAGTAACTAGAAAAGCCAAGGCATGGGAAGAGGATCTAGAGGGCTGCACCACAAGCCAG GAAACAAGGCCAGAGCTGGGAGCCCTCaaagcagccagccagccacagaGAGAGTCCCTGAGGTTCCCTCCCCATGACATCAGACCAGAAGTCCAGACACAGCCAGATGGAACCCTTTCAAAGGAGAGGACAATCTCACTAGATAATAGAAGCCTGGGGAACAATGGTTTTGAGATGGCCACAGTTCAAGACAGTAGTAGCCCCCTGTCAGATGCTGCTGctgaaggcagggaggcagacagcagagacccacaggaaagagatgcccaaggaGGGGAAGCAGGGGCCCAGCATTCTGGGGAACCCCAGGAAGGAGAGGACATCCTCTACACATcagcattagctcctgcctcagaGCCCACCTGGTCTGTGGCTCAAGACCTCTCTGTCCCCACATATACTCTCAGCAGCACAGCTGCAGCACCCAGCTCCACCAGCCCAGCAGATGCCTCTCTTATGGACACTGTCATTACAGAAGTGAGCTTAGATCCCTCTGTGCTGCAACAGAGTGCTCCACAGGTGGCCAAGCTGCTGGGCTCTCTGGATGAGCAGATCCCTGATGGAGGCTGCATTGGAACTCTGCTGAGCTCCACACCTCTTGCTGAGGAGACCACAGCAGGCAGAGAGGAGGCCAGATGGGAAGAGAGGTGTCATGGTGATACCCTGGCAAGCTTCACTGAGACAGAGCCTGAGAAACAAGAGCCCGTGACGGAAGCTGGAGATTCCGGCCATATAGCCCAAGAAATGGATCCAGTGGTCAAGACCAAGGACTCTGGCTCTGATGAGCAGTCGCCAGGAGATATAGGAATGCTGCCTTTACCAGCACAGTCCATGAATCAGATGTTGGTAGAGTTACGTGGCCTAACTTGTGATCAAGACTTAGAGGGCCTCAGTACCCCTCATACCTCCTCTCAGCTAGAGCACACTTGTGCAGCTAGTGACCCTCCCCAGAGCACCAAGGACTGTCACAGCAGCCCAGGCATTCCTGTACACCTGGCAGCTCCCTGTCCCAGAGACCAGGCTGCATGGCAGGAGTCCTCAGCAATGGAACTAGACTTCCTGCCTGACAGCCAGATACAGGATGCCCTGGATGCCACTAACATGGAGCAG GGTTTTCCTTCAGGGAGTATGCCAGACCTTGGCTGGCCTGTCCCTAGCTCACAGTCCATCGGAGGATCCCCAAAGGCAGTCACCAAACCTCAATCCAG ATCCCATGTGGAAACCTGGGCCCAGGAGACCTACAGGATGCAGGATGCAACAGACACAGTGCGAGGCCTCGTGGTGGAGCTCTCCGGTCTGAA CCGGCTGATTATGAGTACCCACCGGGACCTGGAGGCCTTCAAGCGCAGGAAGACCAAGTCTCTGCCTTACCTGACAAAGGGGTTGGGGAGCCTTCCTAGAGGGGATCAGAGCTGGAGGGACTTGTAA
- the 4930432K21Rik gene encoding uncharacterized protein C19orf57 homolog isoform 2 (isoform 2 is encoded by transcript variant 2): MNKKKQRNSGVGLHPSKPSKNPRLRDSQSSMMVHSHYSRESEDSSEPAPSVELGGEEPLHEAFSCPVEDTGAASDLAGSPKELVPLPPSQETRPELGALKAASQPQRESLRFPPHDIRPEVQTQPDGTLSKERTISLDNRSLGNNGFEMATVQDSSSPLSDAAAEGREADSRDPQERDAQGGEAGAQHSGEPQEGEDILYTSALAPASEPTWSVAQDLSVPTYTLSSTAAAPSSTSPADASLMDTVITEVSLDPSVLQQSAPQVAKLLGSLDEQIPDGGCIGTLLSSTPLAEETTAGREEARWEERCHGDTLASFTETEPEKQEPVTEAGDSGHIAQEMDPVVKTKDSGSDEQSPGDIGMLPLPAQSMNQMLVELRGLTCDQDLEGLSTPHTSSQLEHTCAASDPPQSTKDCHSSPGIPVHLAAPCPRDQAAWQESSAMELDFLPDSQIQDALDATNMEQGFPSGSMPDLGWPVPSSQSIGGSPKAVTKPQSRSHVETWAQETYRMQDATDTVRGLVVELSGLNRLIMSTHRDLEAFKRRKTKSLPYLTKGLGSLPRGDQSWRDL, from the exons GGGTCGGCCTCCATCCCTCAAAGCCTTCTAAGAACCCACGGCTGAGAGACTCCCAGAGCTCCATGATGGTCCATTCACACTACTCCAGAGAGTCGGAAGACAGCTCAGAACCTGCTCCTTCTGTAGAGCTAGGCGGGGAGGAACCACTACACGAAGCTTTCAG CTGCCCAGTGGAGGACACAGGAGCTGCCTCTGACCTCGCAGGATCACCCAAAGAGCTGGTCCCCCTGCCTCCTTCCCAG GAAACAAGGCCAGAGCTGGGAGCCCTCaaagcagccagccagccacagaGAGAGTCCCTGAGGTTCCCTCCCCATGACATCAGACCAGAAGTCCAGACACAGCCAGATGGAACCCTTTCAAAGGAGAGGACAATCTCACTAGATAATAGAAGCCTGGGGAACAATGGTTTTGAGATGGCCACAGTTCAAGACAGTAGTAGCCCCCTGTCAGATGCTGCTGctgaaggcagggaggcagacagcagagacccacaggaaagagatgcccaaggaGGGGAAGCAGGGGCCCAGCATTCTGGGGAACCCCAGGAAGGAGAGGACATCCTCTACACATcagcattagctcctgcctcagaGCCCACCTGGTCTGTGGCTCAAGACCTCTCTGTCCCCACATATACTCTCAGCAGCACAGCTGCAGCACCCAGCTCCACCAGCCCAGCAGATGCCTCTCTTATGGACACTGTCATTACAGAAGTGAGCTTAGATCCCTCTGTGCTGCAACAGAGTGCTCCACAGGTGGCCAAGCTGCTGGGCTCTCTGGATGAGCAGATCCCTGATGGAGGCTGCATTGGAACTCTGCTGAGCTCCACACCTCTTGCTGAGGAGACCACAGCAGGCAGAGAGGAGGCCAGATGGGAAGAGAGGTGTCATGGTGATACCCTGGCAAGCTTCACTGAGACAGAGCCTGAGAAACAAGAGCCCGTGACGGAAGCTGGAGATTCCGGCCATATAGCCCAAGAAATGGATCCAGTGGTCAAGACCAAGGACTCTGGCTCTGATGAGCAGTCGCCAGGAGATATAGGAATGCTGCCTTTACCAGCACAGTCCATGAATCAGATGTTGGTAGAGTTACGTGGCCTAACTTGTGATCAAGACTTAGAGGGCCTCAGTACCCCTCATACCTCCTCTCAGCTAGAGCACACTTGTGCAGCTAGTGACCCTCCCCAGAGCACCAAGGACTGTCACAGCAGCCCAGGCATTCCTGTACACCTGGCAGCTCCCTGTCCCAGAGACCAGGCTGCATGGCAGGAGTCCTCAGCAATGGAACTAGACTTCCTGCCTGACAGCCAGATACAGGATGCCCTGGATGCCACTAACATGGAGCAG GGTTTTCCTTCAGGGAGTATGCCAGACCTTGGCTGGCCTGTCCCTAGCTCACAGTCCATCGGAGGATCCCCAAAGGCAGTCACCAAACCTCAATCCAG ATCCCATGTGGAAACCTGGGCCCAGGAGACCTACAGGATGCAGGATGCAACAGACACAGTGCGAGGCCTCGTGGTGGAGCTCTCCGGTCTGAA CCGGCTGATTATGAGTACCCACCGGGACCTGGAGGCCTTCAAGCGCAGGAAGACCAAGTCTCTGCCTTACCTGACAAAGGGGTTGGGGAGCCTTCCTAGAGGGGATCAGAGCTGGAGGGACTTGTAA
- the 4930432K21Rik gene encoding uncharacterized protein C19orf57 homolog isoform X1, translating to MMVHSHYSRESEDSSEPAPSVELGGEEPLHEAFSCPVEDTGAASDLAGSPKELVPLPPSQNSVGKFVPQFAKPRKTVTRKAKAWEEDLEGCTTSQETRPELGALKAASQPQRESLRFPPHDIRPEVQTQPDGTLSKERTISLDNRSLGNNGFEMATVQDSSSPLSDAAAEGREADSRDPQERDAQGGEAGAQHSGEPQEGEDILYTSALAPASEPTWSVAQDLSVPTYTLSSTAAAPSSTSPADASLMDTVITEVSLDPSVLQQSAPQVAKLLGSLDEQIPDGGCIGTLLSSTPLAEETTAGREEARWEERCHGDTLASFTETEPEKQEPVTEAGDSGHIAQEMDPVVKTKDSGSDEQSPGDIGMLPLPAQSMNQMLVELRGLTCDQDLEGLSTPHTSSQLEHTCAASDPPQSTKDCHSSPGIPVHLAAPCPRDQAAWQESSAMELDFLPDSQIQDALDATNMEQGFPSGSMPDLGWPVPSSQSIGGSPKAVTKPQSRSHVETWAQETYRMQDATDTVRGLVVELSGLNRLIMSTHRDLEAFKRRKTKSLPYLTKGLGSLPRGDQSWRDL from the exons ATGATGGTCCATTCACACTACTCCAGAGAGTCGGAAGACAGCTCAGAACCTGCTCCTTCTGTAGAGCTAGGCGGGGAGGAACCACTACACGAAGCTTTCAG CTGCCCAGTGGAGGACACAGGAGCTGCCTCTGACCTCGCAGGATCACCCAAAGAGCTGGTCCCCCTGCCTCCTTCCCAG AACTCAGTTGGGAAGTTTGTCCCTCAGTTTGCCAAACCAAGAAAGACAGTAACTAGAAAAGCCAAGGCATGGGAAGAGGATCTAGAGGGCTGCACCACAAGCCAG GAAACAAGGCCAGAGCTGGGAGCCCTCaaagcagccagccagccacagaGAGAGTCCCTGAGGTTCCCTCCCCATGACATCAGACCAGAAGTCCAGACACAGCCAGATGGAACCCTTTCAAAGGAGAGGACAATCTCACTAGATAATAGAAGCCTGGGGAACAATGGTTTTGAGATGGCCACAGTTCAAGACAGTAGTAGCCCCCTGTCAGATGCTGCTGctgaaggcagggaggcagacagcagagacccacaggaaagagatgcccaaggaGGGGAAGCAGGGGCCCAGCATTCTGGGGAACCCCAGGAAGGAGAGGACATCCTCTACACATcagcattagctcctgcctcagaGCCCACCTGGTCTGTGGCTCAAGACCTCTCTGTCCCCACATATACTCTCAGCAGCACAGCTGCAGCACCCAGCTCCACCAGCCCAGCAGATGCCTCTCTTATGGACACTGTCATTACAGAAGTGAGCTTAGATCCCTCTGTGCTGCAACAGAGTGCTCCACAGGTGGCCAAGCTGCTGGGCTCTCTGGATGAGCAGATCCCTGATGGAGGCTGCATTGGAACTCTGCTGAGCTCCACACCTCTTGCTGAGGAGACCACAGCAGGCAGAGAGGAGGCCAGATGGGAAGAGAGGTGTCATGGTGATACCCTGGCAAGCTTCACTGAGACAGAGCCTGAGAAACAAGAGCCCGTGACGGAAGCTGGAGATTCCGGCCATATAGCCCAAGAAATGGATCCAGTGGTCAAGACCAAGGACTCTGGCTCTGATGAGCAGTCGCCAGGAGATATAGGAATGCTGCCTTTACCAGCACAGTCCATGAATCAGATGTTGGTAGAGTTACGTGGCCTAACTTGTGATCAAGACTTAGAGGGCCTCAGTACCCCTCATACCTCCTCTCAGCTAGAGCACACTTGTGCAGCTAGTGACCCTCCCCAGAGCACCAAGGACTGTCACAGCAGCCCAGGCATTCCTGTACACCTGGCAGCTCCCTGTCCCAGAGACCAGGCTGCATGGCAGGAGTCCTCAGCAATGGAACTAGACTTCCTGCCTGACAGCCAGATACAGGATGCCCTGGATGCCACTAACATGGAGCAG GGTTTTCCTTCAGGGAGTATGCCAGACCTTGGCTGGCCTGTCCCTAGCTCACAGTCCATCGGAGGATCCCCAAAGGCAGTCACCAAACCTCAATCCAG ATCCCATGTGGAAACCTGGGCCCAGGAGACCTACAGGATGCAGGATGCAACAGACACAGTGCGAGGCCTCGTGGTGGAGCTCTCCGGTCTGAA CCGGCTGATTATGAGTACCCACCGGGACCTGGAGGCCTTCAAGCGCAGGAAGACCAAGTCTCTGCCTTACCTGACAAAGGGGTTGGGGAGCCTTCCTAGAGGGGATCAGAGCTGGAGGGACTTGTAA
- the 4930432K21Rik gene encoding uncharacterized protein C19orf57 homolog isoform X2 — MMVHSHYSRESEDSSEPAPSVELGGEEPLHEAFSCPVEDTGAASDLAGSPKELVPLPPSQETRPELGALKAASQPQRESLRFPPHDIRPEVQTQPDGTLSKERTISLDNRSLGNNGFEMATVQDSSSPLSDAAAEGREADSRDPQERDAQGGEAGAQHSGEPQEGEDILYTSALAPASEPTWSVAQDLSVPTYTLSSTAAAPSSTSPADASLMDTVITEVSLDPSVLQQSAPQVAKLLGSLDEQIPDGGCIGTLLSSTPLAEETTAGREEARWEERCHGDTLASFTETEPEKQEPVTEAGDSGHIAQEMDPVVKTKDSGSDEQSPGDIGMLPLPAQSMNQMLVELRGLTCDQDLEGLSTPHTSSQLEHTCAASDPPQSTKDCHSSPGIPVHLAAPCPRDQAAWQESSAMELDFLPDSQIQDALDATNMEQGFPSGSMPDLGWPVPSSQSIGGSPKAVTKPQSRSHVETWAQETYRMQDATDTVRGLVVELSGLNRLIMSTHRDLEAFKRRKTKSLPYLTKGLGSLPRGDQSWRDL; from the exons ATGATGGTCCATTCACACTACTCCAGAGAGTCGGAAGACAGCTCAGAACCTGCTCCTTCTGTAGAGCTAGGCGGGGAGGAACCACTACACGAAGCTTTCAG CTGCCCAGTGGAGGACACAGGAGCTGCCTCTGACCTCGCAGGATCACCCAAAGAGCTGGTCCCCCTGCCTCCTTCCCAG GAAACAAGGCCAGAGCTGGGAGCCCTCaaagcagccagccagccacagaGAGAGTCCCTGAGGTTCCCTCCCCATGACATCAGACCAGAAGTCCAGACACAGCCAGATGGAACCCTTTCAAAGGAGAGGACAATCTCACTAGATAATAGAAGCCTGGGGAACAATGGTTTTGAGATGGCCACAGTTCAAGACAGTAGTAGCCCCCTGTCAGATGCTGCTGctgaaggcagggaggcagacagcagagacccacaggaaagagatgcccaaggaGGGGAAGCAGGGGCCCAGCATTCTGGGGAACCCCAGGAAGGAGAGGACATCCTCTACACATcagcattagctcctgcctcagaGCCCACCTGGTCTGTGGCTCAAGACCTCTCTGTCCCCACATATACTCTCAGCAGCACAGCTGCAGCACCCAGCTCCACCAGCCCAGCAGATGCCTCTCTTATGGACACTGTCATTACAGAAGTGAGCTTAGATCCCTCTGTGCTGCAACAGAGTGCTCCACAGGTGGCCAAGCTGCTGGGCTCTCTGGATGAGCAGATCCCTGATGGAGGCTGCATTGGAACTCTGCTGAGCTCCACACCTCTTGCTGAGGAGACCACAGCAGGCAGAGAGGAGGCCAGATGGGAAGAGAGGTGTCATGGTGATACCCTGGCAAGCTTCACTGAGACAGAGCCTGAGAAACAAGAGCCCGTGACGGAAGCTGGAGATTCCGGCCATATAGCCCAAGAAATGGATCCAGTGGTCAAGACCAAGGACTCTGGCTCTGATGAGCAGTCGCCAGGAGATATAGGAATGCTGCCTTTACCAGCACAGTCCATGAATCAGATGTTGGTAGAGTTACGTGGCCTAACTTGTGATCAAGACTTAGAGGGCCTCAGTACCCCTCATACCTCCTCTCAGCTAGAGCACACTTGTGCAGCTAGTGACCCTCCCCAGAGCACCAAGGACTGTCACAGCAGCCCAGGCATTCCTGTACACCTGGCAGCTCCCTGTCCCAGAGACCAGGCTGCATGGCAGGAGTCCTCAGCAATGGAACTAGACTTCCTGCCTGACAGCCAGATACAGGATGCCCTGGATGCCACTAACATGGAGCAG GGTTTTCCTTCAGGGAGTATGCCAGACCTTGGCTGGCCTGTCCCTAGCTCACAGTCCATCGGAGGATCCCCAAAGGCAGTCACCAAACCTCAATCCAG ATCCCATGTGGAAACCTGGGCCCAGGAGACCTACAGGATGCAGGATGCAACAGACACAGTGCGAGGCCTCGTGGTGGAGCTCTCCGGTCTGAA CCGGCTGATTATGAGTACCCACCGGGACCTGGAGGCCTTCAAGCGCAGGAAGACCAAGTCTCTGCCTTACCTGACAAAGGGGTTGGGGAGCCTTCCTAGAGGGGATCAGAGCTGGAGGGACTTGTAA
- the Nanos3 gene encoding nanos homolog 3 isoform 1 (isoform 1 is encoded by transcript variant 1): MGTFNLWTDYLGLARLVGALHKEEELDVRLDPKPEPKPSSESQQASKESSAAPERLCSFCKHNGESRAIYQSHVLKDEAGRVLCPILRDYVCPQCGATQEHAHTRRFCPLTSQGYTSVYCYTTRNSAGKKLTRPDKAKTQDAGHRLGGEAAAGVYAGSKSGRKPPGPSPSACCPSTTA; this comes from the exons ATGGGGACTTTCAATCTTTGGACAGATTACCTAGGTCTGGCAAGACTGGTTGGGGCTCTGCATAAGGAAGAGGAGCTTGATGTAAGGCTGGATCCCAAACCAGAGCCCAAGCCAAGTTCAGAaagccagcaagccagcaaggaATCCTCTGCAGCTCCTGAACGCTTATGTTCATTCTGCAAACACAATGGCGAGTCCCGTGCCATCTATCAGTCCCATGTCCTGAAGGATGAGGCAGGGCGGGTGCTGTGTCCCATTTTGCGGGATTATGTGTGTCCCCAGTGTGGGGCCACTCAGGAGCATGCCCACACTCGACGCTTTTGCCCACtcaccagccagggctacacttcTGTCTACTGCTACACCACCCGGAATTCTGCAGGCAAAAAGCTGACCCGGCCTGACAAGGCAAAGACACAGGATGCTGGCCACCGCCttggaggagaagcagcagcaggtgtCTATGCAG GTTCCAAAAGTGGCAGGAAGCCCCCTGGACCTTCACCCTCGGCCTGCTGTCCCTCCACTACGGCCTAG
- the Nanos3 gene encoding nanos homolog 3 isoform 2 (isoform 2 is encoded by transcript variant 2): MGTFNLWTDYLGLARLVGALHKEEELDVRLDPKPEPKPSSESQQASKESSAAPERLCSFCKHNGESRAIYQSHVLKDEAGRVLCPILRDYVCPQCGATQEHAHTRRFCPLTSQGYTSVYCYTTRNSAGKKLTRPDKAKTQDAGHRLGGEAAAGSKSGRKPPGPSPSACCPSTTA; this comes from the exons ATGGGGACTTTCAATCTTTGGACAGATTACCTAGGTCTGGCAAGACTGGTTGGGGCTCTGCATAAGGAAGAGGAGCTTGATGTAAGGCTGGATCCCAAACCAGAGCCCAAGCCAAGTTCAGAaagccagcaagccagcaaggaATCCTCTGCAGCTCCTGAACGCTTATGTTCATTCTGCAAACACAATGGCGAGTCCCGTGCCATCTATCAGTCCCATGTCCTGAAGGATGAGGCAGGGCGGGTGCTGTGTCCCATTTTGCGGGATTATGTGTGTCCCCAGTGTGGGGCCACTCAGGAGCATGCCCACACTCGACGCTTTTGCCCACtcaccagccagggctacacttcTGTCTACTGCTACACCACCCGGAATTCTGCAGGCAAAAAGCTGACCCGGCCTGACAAGGCAAAGACACAGGATGCTGGCCACCGCCttggaggagaagcagcagcag GTTCCAAAAGTGGCAGGAAGCCCCCTGGACCTTCACCCTCGGCCTGCTGTCCCTCCACTACGGCCTAG